The DNA region GCGCATCTACGTGCAGGTGATGGCCAACGGGCGTGGCCCGTTCCGCTTCGCCCTCGACACGGGCGCCAGCGGCCTCGGTCGCGCCGATGCCAGCCTCGTCGCCGCCCTCGGCCTGGCCATCAGCCCGCCCGTCGCGAACTCGGACGGCGTGGCCACCGCGGCGGCCGACACCACCACGCTCGACGTCCTCGACGTCGGCGGGCTCGTGAAGCGGGACCTGCGGGTGATCACTCGCGACTACAACCGGGGCATGTCTCCCGCCGCCGCCCTTTCGGGCATCGTGGCGCGCGAGTTCTTCGCCGACGGCCTGCTCGTGATCGACTACCCGCGGAGGCTGGTCTCGTTCAGCCGGCGCCTCGCGCTGTCGCCCACGCAGGAGGGAGCACTGCGCTACGAGCGTCCGTTTCGCGTGCCGGTGTCGGTCGGGTCGCTGGTGGTCGAGGGGAACCTCGACACCGGCGCCAACGTCGCCTTCGTACTGCCTCGCGCGCTGTTCGAGCGGGTCCCGGGGACGCCCCTCGAGCCGGTGGG from Luteitalea sp. TBR-22 includes:
- a CDS encoding aspartyl protease family protein, producing the protein MGKVRRGIGGFWCAVGVVVWMAAAAAAAGARADHPACEAARAAREAFDMQIPFEVIDGRIYVQVMANGRGPFRFALDTGASGLGRADASLVAALGLAISPPVANSDGVATAAADTTTLDVLDVGGLVKRDLRVITRDYNRGMSPAAALSGIVAREFFADGLLVIDYPRRLVSFSRRLALSPTQEGALRYERPFRVPVSVGSLVVEGNLDTGANVAFVLPRALFERVPGTPLEPVGQGRLANTTVDAWRSTVHGPFVIGQASLEDVEVRVSARYPELLVGAHALQSFVVVIDQRSRALAVCR